The nucleotide sequence TATTACTTTATCTTTATCTTATCAGATAACATCAAGATGTCAACAGGGCATCTTTTAAAAAAATAACTTCCAAAAATAACAACAGAAGTACAGCAGGATAAAACAAGGGTGTTTTTTTTCTGCCGCAGTAATAAAGAAGGACTCTGAAGGATGGTTGCTTAACAAACGCTACAGGGGTATTAAGTGAGCAGGGTACTCCGATACTGTTCAATAAAGGCATCAATATCCTGCTGCCATCCTTGCATCAGATTCATACCTTGCTCTTTCAGCAAACTGTTTTCCAGGATGGAATTGGCTGGTCGGTGAGCCGGGGTAGGGTATTCCGCCGTGCTACAGGGTTCAAGAGAAAACGCAACCCCCATGGATTCCAAAAAATATTTTGCACCAGCATACCAGGTACTGGACCCTTCAGCAGTCGCATGGGCAATACCGGTGAGCCCAGAAGAGAGCAGCTGGCGAATCTGACGAGCGAGGGTCATGGTCCAGGTAAGCGAACCGTACTGATCATTAACCACCCGGATAGTCCGCTCGGGATCTGCCATTGCCAGGCGCAACATGGTCTTGAGGAAATTATGCCCTCCCATCCCGTAGAGCCACGAGGTACGCAGAATGAGAAAATCATCCATTCTGTCCGCAATGGCCTGCTCGCCAGCCAGCTTACTTTTCCCATAGGCAGATAAGGGGACAACCGGGTCCTGCTCCCTGTACGGTTCTGAAATGGGTTTATTGCCAGCAAAAACATAATCCGTCGAGATATGGATGAGTCGAGCACCTTCAGTTGCACAGGCTTCGGCCAGATGAGCAGCACCCTGAGCATTAACCGCCCAGCAGACCTCCTGCTCACTTTCACATTTATCCACCGCAGTATAGGCAGCGCAATTGACAACTACATCCGGCCGTAGTGTTTGCACCTCACGTTGCACCTGTTCTGGCCGGGTAATGTCCAATTGCCCCGAGGTACGGCCATGCACAGTATGCGTTTTTCCTATGATCGTGCAACAGTCCTGCCCCAGCTGACCGCCTGCCCCTGTTATAAGAATATTCATTGCGAAACTCCAGGTCTGCTCCCTCGCCCTTTGAGACAGGGGAATTCATTTTTTTTATCAAAGGATATTATCATATTCTTCAATTTCCTCATGAGGCAACTACCCCTTCCTGCAGTTTTGCATCTTCCAGCATCGACATCAGATATTGACCGTACTGGTTTTTCAACATGGATTGAGCAAGCAGAGCAACCTGTTCAGCCGTGATGTATCCCTGCCGAAAGGCAATTTCCTCAATACAGGCAATCTTGAGCCCCTGGCGGTCCTGCACCGCCTGCACGTAACTTGATGCCTGCTGTAGAGATTCGTGAGTTCCTGTATCCAGCCAGCAAAAGCCCCGCCCCAGCAGCTCCACACTTAAATTTCCCTGCTCAAGATAGCAGGAATTGACA is from Candidatus Electrothrix sp. GW3-4 and encodes:
- the rfbD gene encoding dTDP-4-dehydrorhamnose reductase, which encodes MNILITGAGGQLGQDCCTIIGKTHTVHGRTSGQLDITRPEQVQREVQTLRPDVVVNCAAYTAVDKCESEQEVCWAVNAQGAAHLAEACATEGARLIHISTDYVFAGNKPISEPYREQDPVVPLSAYGKSKLAGEQAIADRMDDFLILRTSWLYGMGGHNFLKTMLRLAMADPERTIRVVNDQYGSLTWTMTLARQIRQLLSSGLTGIAHATAEGSSTWYAGAKYFLESMGVAFSLEPCSTAEYPTPAHRPANSILENSLLKEQGMNLMQGWQQDIDAFIEQYRSTLLT